The following proteins come from a genomic window of Rutidosis leptorrhynchoides isolate AG116_Rl617_1_P2 chromosome 10, CSIRO_AGI_Rlap_v1, whole genome shotgun sequence:
- the LOC139870714 gene encoding uncharacterized protein, producing MYTFVSKHKAGTSNVVADALSRMYSLLSILEDRVLGFSFVKELYEVNPYFAPVLNCSPAEFKRDYVKHDSFLFKGSRLCIPKDSIMVIVDRFSKMAYFIARNKNNDAIIVAALFFKEIIRLHGVPKIIVSDRDTKFLSYF from the coding sequence ATGTATACCTTTGTGtctaaacacaaggctggtacttccaatgttgttgctgatgctctATCAAGGATGTATTCTTTGTTGTCAATTCTGGAGGATAGAGTTCTTGGATTCTCATTTGTTAAGGAGTTATATGAAGTTAATCCATACTTTGCTCCAGTTTTGAATTGTTCACCTGCTGAGTTCAAAAGAGATTATGTTAAACATGATAGTTTTCTATTCAAGGGCAGCAGATTGTGTATTCCAAAAGATTCAATTATGGTTATTGTTGACAGATTTTCAAAAATGGCTTATTTCATAGCCCGCAACAAAAACAATGATGCCATTATCGTTGCAGCCTTGTTCTTTAAAGAGATTATTCGTCTTCATGGAGTGCCAAAAATCATTGTGTCTGATCGAGATACCAAGTTCTTAAGTTACTTTTAG